The Neomonachus schauinslandi chromosome 11, ASM220157v2, whole genome shotgun sequence genome contains a region encoding:
- the LOC110576104 gene encoding olfactory receptor 5D14 has product MHKVQWKCKDISETQLRDWVICIAVICMRHVLFSLTETTSSHTLPPSPPFEDTVVMAVRNLSVETTFALLGFTDYPELQIPLFLVFLIMYIITVVRNLGMIVIIKINPKFHTPMYFFLSHLSLVDFCYSSIVTPKLLENLVMADKSIFYFSCMLQYFLSCTAVVTESFLLVVMACDHFVSICNPLLYTVVMSQRLCALLVSGSYLWGMFGPLVLLCYALQLNFSGHNIINHFFCEYTALIAVLSSDILIPHLLLFGFATFNKVSTLLIILTPYIFIFMTILKIHSASGRRKAFSACASHLTAVTIFHGTILSLYCVPNSKNSRQSVKVASVFYTVVNPMLNLLIYSLRNKDVKDVLRKLIDTKVPFH; this is encoded by the exons ATGCACAAAGTGCAGTGGAAATGCAAAGACATTTCAGAGACTCAGCTCAGAGACTGGGTTATATGCATAGCAGTTATCTGCATGAGGCATGTTCT CTTCTCTTTGACAGAAACAACTTCTTCCCATAccctgcccccctcacctccTTTCGAGGACACTGTGGTGATGGCGGTAAGAAATCTGAGTGTGGAGACAACCTTTGCCCTCTTGGGCTTCACAGATTACCCAGAGCTTCAGATTCCTCTCTTCCTCGTGTTTCTGATCATGTACATTATCACCGTGGTAAGAAATCTTGGGATGATAGTAATCATCAAGATTAACCCCAAATTTCACACTCCCATGTACTTTTTCCTCAGCCACCTTTCTTTGGTTGATTTTTGTTACTCTTCCATCGTGACTCCCAAGCTGCTTGAGAACCTGGTCATGGCGGATAAAAGCATCTTCTACTTTAGCTGCATGTTGCAGTACTTCCTGTCCTGTACCGCTGTGGTGACAGAATCCTTCCTGCTGGTGGTGATGGCCTGTGACCACTTTGTGTCCATCTGCAACCCTCTGCTTTATACAGTGGTCATGTCGCAGAGGCTCTGTGCCCTGCTGGTGTCTGGCTCATATCTCTGGGGTATGTTTGGTCCCTTGGTTCTCCTCTGCTATGCTCTCCAGCTAAACTTTTCTGGACATAACATAATCAACCATTTTTTCTGTGAATATACTGCTCTCATTGCTGTCTTGAGCTCAGATATACTCATTCCCCACCTGTTGCTTTTTGGCTTTGCCACTTTCAATAAGGTGAGCACCCTGCTGATCATCCTCACTccgtacatttttattttcatgactaTACTAAAGATCCATTCTGCCAGCGGGCGTCGAAAAGCCTTCTCCGCCTGTGCCTCCCACCTGACTGCCGTCACCATCTTCCACGGGACCATCCTTTCCCTCTACTGTGTGCCCAACTCCAAGAACTCCAGGCAAAGTGTCAAAGTGGCCTCTGTATTTTACACAGTCGTCAACCCTATGCTGAACCTTCTGATCTACAGCCTGAGGAATAAAGATGTGAAGGATGTCCTCCGGAAATTAATAGACACAAAAGTCCCATTCCACTGA